GATGCAATATTCCACGCGTCCGATCCATTTGTTTGGAACTTTGGGTTTGGCTATTTCCGGTTCAGGGTTTTTATTGGGTGGTTTTCTTACGGTGCTTTGGTTATTGAGAATGATTTCTCTTCAAAACAGAACATCGCCCCTTTTGGCGGTTTTATTGGTCGTTATTGGAATTCAGTTTTTGATGACCGGTTTCATTGCCGACACTGTGTCGATGACCTACTACTCAACAAAGCGCGCCTATACCGTGGAGCTTTTGGAAGGTTTTGAAAAATCTCTTGAATGAAATTACTGCTGATTAATAATGAGTTTCCGCCAATTGGTGGTGGCGGGTCGACGGTTGCGAAGTACGCGGTAAAATATTTTTCCGAAGCGGGACATGATGTTACGCTGATTACTTCGAGATTCCGCGATTTGCCTATACGGGAAAAGTTTTTGGCGCAAGGCGAGAATGGCGAAAAAAAGGGTAGTGTGACGATTATTCGCGTTCCGGCGGTGCGCCGTTATAAAGATTTTTGCGCGGCGTGGGAACTGGTAACGTTTGGTGTGTCCGCGTTAGTTTATTGTTTGTGGTACGTGCCGAAAAATCGGCCGGATGTGATTCATGCGTATTTTGCTTTGCCTTCCGGTTGGGTGGCGCGCATTATTAAAATGATTTACGGTACGCCGTATTCCGTTTATTTTGGCGGTTCGGATATGCCGGGGGCGAATCCCAGTCGCTTTAAACAGCTTTATCCTTTTATCACTCTTTTGACGCGCTGGGTTTGGCGTGGAGCGACAATTTCTACCGTCTGTTCGCGGGGCCTATTGGAATTGGGGCGACAACACGATCCGAAATATGATTTTCGTCTAATTCCAAATGGCGTCGAATTATCCCGTTTTGTGCCGATTGAACGCCAGCCGAATCCGAAAGTGAAAATATTATTTATCGGCCGTTTGATAGCGCGCAAGGGTTTCCAATATGTTGTGCAAGCTTTGCCACGGATTCAGGCGTTGTGTAATGTGCCGTTCGATGTGGAAGTGGTGGGGACAGGGGCGATGCGTTCGCGTTTGGACGGTTTAGCGTTAAAACTCGGCGTCAGTCATTTGATTAAATATGTGGGAACGGTGCCGTATGAAAAATTACACGAAAGCTACCAAGGCGCGGATATTTTTGTGTTGACTTCCGAATCGGAAGGAATGCCGGCGGTGACATTGGAGGCGATGGGTTGCGGTTTGCCGATTGTGACGACCAATATTCCGGGAAACCGGGAAATTGTGCAGGAAGGCGTGAACGGGTATCTTGTTAATGTCGGTGATACGGAAAAACTGGCGACCTCGCTTTCGAAGCTTATTACTGACGAGCAACTTCGAAAGCAAATGGGCACGGCGAGTCGTGCTTCCGTGCAATCGTATGAATGGCGCGAAATTATCAAGCGTTACGAAAATATTTTAACCGAAATTTATCACGACAAAAAAAATGGCTAATGTTGAAATCAAAGAAAATACCAGTTTAAATTTGGAAAAAACTTTTCGCGGAAAAAAAACGCTGATTACCGGCGGGCTAGGTTTTATTGGAAGCAACATCGCCCAAAAATTGGTGGAACTGGGCGCGGAGGTGACGGTGTTGGACGCGTTATTGCCACTCTATGGTGGCAACGAATTTAATGTCGCTGATATTAAAGACAAAGTTAAGGTTGTGATTGGTGATATTCGTGATGAGAAGGTGGTCAATGAAGTGGTGGCAGGTCAGGATTATATTTTTAATCTTGCGGCGCAAGTTAGCTATATTGATAGTATCAATGAACCCTTTCTTGATTTGGATATTAATTGTCTAGGACATTTACGTGTTTTGGAGGCGGCGCGCAAATTCGCTCCGCAAACGAAAATTCTTTTCTCCTCTTCGCGTTTGGCTTATGGCCGGATTATGACGACTCCCGTCGATGAGAGTCATCCGACAAATCCGGTAAGTATGTATGGCGTGCATAAGTTGGCGGCGGAAAAATATTATCGCATTTACTTTGAAACATTCGGTTTAAAGTCTTCTGTAATTCGAATTCCAAATCCCTACGGCCCACGTCAACAGATGAAACATAATAAATATTCTATTGTCGGTTGGTTTATTCGCCAGGCTCTGGAAGGGAAGGATATTACGATCTTTGGCGACGGAAAACAAGAAAGAGATTATTTGTACATCGATGATATTGTCTCCGCTTTTTTGAAAGTGGCCGCGTCCGATAAAACAAACGGTGAAATTTATAATATCGGTACGCATGAACGTGTTTGTTTTGTGGATATGGTGGACGCAATATTGGCCGAAATTGCTACGGGTAAGAAAACACATATTCCGTGGCCGAAAAATTATGAGCGCAATGAAACCGGAAACTATATCGCCGACACACGCAAGATAAAAAGAGCGGTTGGTTGGGAAGCGACAGTGCCGTTAAAGGCGGGCATCACCGAAACGGTAGAATACTTTAAGCAAAATAAGGAACATTATTGGTAAAAAACATCCCGCCCGCAGGCGAGGCTCGCCCTGAAGGGTGGCCCCCGTCGCTCTGATGAGCTTCCACCCTTCACCTCTTTGTTACGGCGTGGCGCTGTGGGGGATTATTGTTCTTTCCGAAGAACAATAAAAAAACCGCATTATTGTTTGGCTGTTTCAAACAATTACGCGGTGTGATCAATGCTTTGCACTGATCGTTTGTTCCAAGGTGGC
This window of the bacterium genome carries:
- a CDS encoding glycosyltransferase family 4 protein; translated protein: MKLLLINNEFPPIGGGGSTVAKYAVKYFSEAGHDVTLITSRFRDLPIREKFLAQGENGEKKGSVTIIRVPAVRRYKDFCAAWELVTFGVSALVYCLWYVPKNRPDVIHAYFALPSGWVARIIKMIYGTPYSVYFGGSDMPGANPSRFKQLYPFITLLTRWVWRGATISTVCSRGLLELGRQHDPKYDFRLIPNGVELSRFVPIERQPNPKVKILFIGRLIARKGFQYVVQALPRIQALCNVPFDVEVVGTGAMRSRLDGLALKLGVSHLIKYVGTVPYEKLHESYQGADIFVLTSESEGMPAVTLEAMGCGLPIVTTNIPGNREIVQEGVNGYLVNVGDTEKLATSLSKLITDEQLRKQMGTASRASVQSYEWREIIKRYENILTEIYHDKKNG
- a CDS encoding GDP-mannose 4,6-dehydratase, with translation MANVEIKENTSLNLEKTFRGKKTLITGGLGFIGSNIAQKLVELGAEVTVLDALLPLYGGNEFNVADIKDKVKVVIGDIRDEKVVNEVVAGQDYIFNLAAQVSYIDSINEPFLDLDINCLGHLRVLEAARKFAPQTKILFSSSRLAYGRIMTTPVDESHPTNPVSMYGVHKLAAEKYYRIYFETFGLKSSVIRIPNPYGPRQQMKHNKYSIVGWFIRQALEGKDITIFGDGKQERDYLYIDDIVSAFLKVAASDKTNGEIYNIGTHERVCFVDMVDAILAEIATGKKTHIPWPKNYERNETGNYIADTRKIKRAVGWEATVPLKAGITETVEYFKQNKEHYW